The following DNA comes from Spirulina major PCC 6313.
CCCAGCGCCTACGCCCTCGGCGGCAAACAGCCCCCCATCGGCCAACCCGCTCCCGACTTCACCCTACCCACCAATACCGGCGACGGCGAAATCAGCCTCTCTGACTATCGCGGTCAATGGGTGGTTCTGTACTTCTATCCCAAAGACTTCACCGCTGGCTGCACCCTCGAAGCCAAACGCTTTCAGCAAGACTTGTCGCAATACAGCGATCGCAACACCCAAATTCTGGGCGTGAGTGCCGATGACCTGGAATCACACCAAGAATTCTGCGACAGCGAAGGGCTAAAATTCCCCCTCCTCGCCGATCAAGGCGGCAACGTCAGCAAAACCTACGGCTCTTGGCTCGGCTTCGTCTCCCTGCGCCATACCTACCTCATCGATCCCGACGGTATCCTGCGCGAAACCTATCTCGGTGTCCGTCCCGCCGTTCACAGCGCCGAAGTCCTCGCCCGCCTCGATGAATTGCAAGCCTAAGCAAACCCCAAACCTCCCAGGGCAAACATCATCACTATGACTTTTTCCCCTGGAGTCATTGACAATCCCCGCGCCCCATGAAACTTAAGGAAATAATCCGGTAATTCCGTCATGCGAGCATCTTGCTCGCTAGAGGTTTAGAGCCTTTTTCAATGACCGGATTGAATCGTTAACCTCCATAAGGCGTGGGGATTGTCACGTTGAGCGAAGGCAGATGTGATATGGGCAAACGGGCAAAGGATGGGCTTGTTTTAGGTCTGTCTAAAAACCACCTTGATGGAGGGTCATTTCCATCAGTAGTTTTTGGGAACTGCGACTTTGGTCGGGGGCAGGGGGATGGCGTTGCACATAGGAGCCATCGGGCTGGAGTTCCCAGGCTTGGCGGTTGTCGGCGAGCATGATGCCGAGGATTTCCTGGAGGTCGGCGCGAAGAGTGGGATCATCAATGGGGGTGACGGCTTCGACGCGGCGATCGAGGTTGCGGCGCATCCAATCGGCAGACCCGATGTAGATTTCTTCTGTGCCTTGGTTGTGGAAGTAAAAAATCCGGGAATGTTCCAGGAGGTTGCCGACGATGCTGATCACGTTGATGTTGTCGCTCACACCAGGGAGGCCGGGACGCAGGCAGCAAATGCCCCGGATAATCAGGTCAATCTGGACACCGGCTTGGGAGGCGGCATAGAGTTTGGCGATGATTTTCGGATCGACGAGGGAGTTCATTTTGGCGACGATGCGACCGGAGGCTCCGGCTTGGCTGTGGGCGATTTCGCGGTCAATCAGGGCGGTCATGCGATCGCGCAAATTCACCGGCGACACCAACAACCGCCGATAGGACTTCTGCCGCGAATAGCCCGTCAAATAATTAAACAAATCCGTCAGATCCGCCCCCAAATCATCCCGCCGACTCAACAGCCCCAAATCGGTATAGAGGCGGGCGGTTTTCGGGTTGTAGTTCCCCGTGCCGATGTGGACATAGCGGCGAATATGTTCTTCCTCTTGGCGAACAACGAGGGTGATTTTTGTATGGGTTTTCAAGCCCACTAGACCATAGACAACGTGAACCCCGGCTCGCTCCAATTGTTTCGCCCATTGAATATTGTTTTCCTCATCAAACCGGGCTTTTAACTCCACCAGCGCCACCACCTGTTTCCCATTTTCAGCGGCGGAAATGAGGGCATTCACAATCGGAGAATCCCCAGAGGTGCGATACAGCGTCATCTTGATCGCTAGGACTTGGGGATCTTCGGCGGCTTGGGTGATGAATTCCTGAACCGTAGCGCGAAAAGAATGGTAGGGATGATGAACGAGTAAATCCCCATGGGTAATCAGGTCGAAAATATTTTCGCCATCGTCGCGGTCGAGTTTATGTTTGGCTTCGGCGGCTTCGAGCATCCGCTGAATCCGCAGGGGGACGATGGGAGTCCAACCGGGTTCTTTGAGGTGGGGTAAGGGCAGCGCGGCGAGGGACATTAAATCATTTAAGCCGAGCAAACTTTCAAAGGCAAACACATCATCATCTTCGAGTTCCAACGCTCGCATTAAGGTGGAGCGAACGCTGTCGGGCATGGAGGCTTGGATTTCCATGCGCACGGCAGACCCACCAAAGCGACGTTTGCGCAGTTCTTGTTCAATGGCGAGTAGTAAATCGTCGGCTTCGTCTTCTTCGACGGAGAGGTCGGCGTTGCGGGTAATGCGGAAAGGGTAGCACTCCTGAACGTGCATCCCAGGGAAGAGGGTGTCGAGGTTGTGGGCGATCACCTGTTCGATGGGAATGCCCGTCCAGACGGCGGGGACTTCTCCGGCTTGGCGGAGGTGTTTGGGGAGTTTGACGAAGCGGGAGAGGACGCGGGGGACTTTGATCCGGGCGAAGAGTTCTTCGTTGGTGTCGGGGTCTTTGACGAGGACGGCGAGGTTGAGGCTGAGGTTGGAAATGTAGGGGAAGGGGTGGCTAGGGTCAACGGCGAGGGGGGTGAGGACGGGGGAAATATGTTCGTCGAAGTAGTCGTGGAGGTATTGGCGTTGTTCTTGGTTGAGGTCTACGTGGTTGACGAGGTAGACTCCTTCGCTGGCGAGTTGGGTGCGGAGGTGGTTTTCAAAGGTTTGGTCTTGTTGTTGGAGGAGGGGGCGGAGGCGTTGGGTGATCGATTCGAGTTGGTCGCTGGGGCTGTGGCCGTCGGGGGTGAGTTTGTGAACGTCGGCGGCCACTTGTTGCTTGAGTCCGGCGACGCGCACCATGAAGAATTCATCCAAGTTGGAACTGAAGATGGCGAGGAATTTGAGGCGATCGAGGAGGAGGGTGCGATCGTCAAGGCCTTCAGCTAAGACGCGGGCGTTAAATTCCAGCCAACTGAGTTCACGGTTGAAGTAGTATTGCGGGTCGGTGAAGTCGATGGTGCTGGGGGATTGACGGGAGGAGGTTTTAGCCATGACCGCTGGGCGAACGACAAGATTGTTCTTTAGATCCTAACTTGAGTGGCGACGATGCTAAATTATGATCCCGTTAAGACGAGCGATCGCACCCCAGTATCATGACATATTTTAATTTGTTGAATAGCTAGAGGTGTTAAGCATTTATCTCCGGTGCGTTACGCTGCGCTAACACACCCTGCGAGATTCGCGATCGCACTGAAACAAAGCAAACGAGTCAGGTGCATAATGCCAGAACCCCAATGGGATACTGATGAAGACCGCAAGATTTACAGCCTACAGGTCCACAAGCACTTGATCGGCTGGCTAATCGAGGCAATGGCAGCACAGGGTATCACAGCCCAACGAACGGTTGGGGATGATGTTCGAGGTGACATTCTGGTGGTGAATGCGGCAGATATTCCTGCGGTGCAGCAGTTGGTGCGGGACTTGAATGCTCGGTACAATAAGCAGGAGTAAGCATCATGCAATATGTTGAGGTTAAAACCCGTAAATTCATTTATCCAGGGTTGGCACGAACACTGATCGCCAAGGGGTCAATTGCGGCGGTAGTGACAACGGGGCAAATCTCCCAGACGGCTAAAATGTTGTTTGATGAGGCGGGCATTGCCTGGGCTGAACGAATCCCGGAAGCTGAGTTTATGACTGTTGAAGCTGAGGAGGAGTAACAATGCTGGATATTACGTTCTACGGCGATGCTGCGACTGAGCCTCGTGTTATTGAGTGTTCCACATCTTTTTTTGAGCGTCTGGCTCAGTCGGATTTTGCTGAGATTGGCTCTTCTCAGGCGATGGTACTTTCAGTGGAGGGGGATGATTATCCGTTACAGGTTGTGCCATTAGAGAAGGGTTTAATTCCCAATCGGCAACGGTTTCGGGAGTTTTTTAAAGAGTGGATTACCCAAGAAAGTGCGACGATGTTGTCACGATTAGGGGATGCCCCCACAAAGGGAGAGTATCTAGCCGCCAGTTATGGGCTACGGAAGCTCCATGAAATTTTGAACTGTGTGGAAGATCGAAGTTACTTATATTTAGAGCGGGTTTGAGAGTTGTGAAATATGAAACAACAACTAATTACGAATATTTATCAATCCTGGGATAGCAGCCACGATCAAACAGGCCGACTCGTGCATCGTTAGAGCTTTAAAAGCAAAAATGTTGAGTAGATACTGTGTTAGTGGCTAGGTGACAAGCGGTTCTAGATCCCTTGAGGGGAGCGTTAGGCGGTGAGGGTGGGGTTGAGGAGTTCGCTGCGCCACTGTTCGACTTGTTTGCCGTAGCGGCGGGAGGAGAAGGAGTTGGAGAGGTGGTCGAGGGCGCGTTGGTAGTCGGCGATCGCAGAATTCCAGTCCCCCCGCAGATGGTAGGTGCGTCCACGTTCGCCGTAGACTCGGCCTTTGAGGCGTTTGCCCAGAATCAGCACGAGGTCAAAGTTTTCGAGGGCGAGGTCATAGAGGCCCATATCGCGGTAGGTGATGCCTTGGTTGATCCAGGCGTGGAGATTACCGGGGTTGAAGTCGAGGGCGATTTGATAGTCAGCGATCGCATCGGCCAGTTGGCCCTGAGCCACGGCGCAGTTGGCCCGGTTATTGTAGGCACTGTCGAGGCGCGGATTGAGGTCAAGGGCGCGGCAATAGTCGGCCTGGGCTTCGCTGTAGCGTCCCAGTCGAAAATACATCAAGCCCCGATTGTTATAGTCGATCGCATTTTCGGGGTAGTGGGTGATGAGGTGATCGAGTAAGGCGATCGCTTCTTGATAGTCACCACCATTCACCGCCCTCAGCACTAAATCGCGATATTCACGCTCAGAAGTTTCTGCCCAACCCGCCTGCATCCCTTGACTTGCTCGCGATTGCCAACCCATAACGACCTACCTCCACGGAACGATGACTTTAGCCTAGGCTGTTGAGAGTATGGCTGGGGTATCGGGTGTGTCACTCTTTCAGACTGTCTGCCCTGAAGCCTGCCAAACTCACTT
Coding sequences within:
- the ppk1 gene encoding polyphosphate kinase 1 → MAKTSSRQSPSTIDFTDPQYYFNRELSWLEFNARVLAEGLDDRTLLLDRLKFLAIFSSNLDEFFMVRVAGLKQQVAADVHKLTPDGHSPSDQLESITQRLRPLLQQQDQTFENHLRTQLASEGVYLVNHVDLNQEQRQYLHDYFDEHISPVLTPLAVDPSHPFPYISNLSLNLAVLVKDPDTNEELFARIKVPRVLSRFVKLPKHLRQAGEVPAVWTGIPIEQVIAHNLDTLFPGMHVQECYPFRITRNADLSVEEDEADDLLLAIEQELRKRRFGGSAVRMEIQASMPDSVRSTLMRALELEDDDVFAFESLLGLNDLMSLAALPLPHLKEPGWTPIVPLRIQRMLEAAEAKHKLDRDDGENIFDLITHGDLLVHHPYHSFRATVQEFITQAAEDPQVLAIKMTLYRTSGDSPIVNALISAAENGKQVVALVELKARFDEENNIQWAKQLERAGVHVVYGLVGLKTHTKITLVVRQEEEHIRRYVHIGTGNYNPKTARLYTDLGLLSRRDDLGADLTDLFNYLTGYSRQKSYRRLLVSPVNLRDRMTALIDREIAHSQAGASGRIVAKMNSLVDPKIIAKLYAASQAGVQIDLIIRGICCLRPGLPGVSDNINVISIVGNLLEHSRIFYFHNQGTEEIYIGSADWMRRNLDRRVEAVTPIDDPTLRADLQEILGIMLADNRQAWELQPDGSYVQRHPPAPDQSRSSQKLLMEMTLHQGGF
- a CDS encoding peroxiredoxin, coding for MFCLSLLGCGFTAPSAYALGGKQPPIGQPAPDFTLPTNTGDGEISLSDYRGQWVVLYFYPKDFTAGCTLEAKRFQQDLSQYSDRNTQILGVSADDLESHQEFCDSEGLKFPLLADQGGNVSKTYGSWLGFVSLRHTYLIDPDGILRETYLGVRPAVHSAEVLARLDELQA
- a CDS encoding tetratricopeptide repeat protein, producing the protein MGWQSRASQGMQAGWAETSEREYRDLVLRAVNGGDYQEAIALLDHLITHYPENAIDYNNRGLMYFRLGRYSEAQADYCRALDLNPRLDSAYNNRANCAVAQGQLADAIADYQIALDFNPGNLHAWINQGITYRDMGLYDLALENFDLVLILGKRLKGRVYGERGRTYHLRGDWNSAIADYQRALDHLSNSFSSRRYGKQVEQWRSELLNPTLTA